A genomic stretch from Vibrio algarum includes:
- a CDS encoding TatD family hydrolase, with product MLDYLKKALKRYDEWCKSLGLTPEQKRCCVPIKKEDIFESKEKKMSEAHFRLFDTHCHFDRDEFSDKIDEEISIAKQFGVEMFLIPGCGAFNWERIESICNCNSGMFYSLGLHPYFIEQHLDEHLNLLDQLLSRKNSRCVAVGECGLDFYHSRESEERQKTLLAKQIQLANKYHLPLILHSRKAHQESIKMLRQNNILSGGVIHAFTGSVQQAMDYINLGFFIGVGGSITYPRATKTRQTISQIPLSSIVLETDAPDMPIFGHQGENNHPKNLKIILNELNVLRSEDKQTIADQVFKNSKSMYTICE from the coding sequence ATGTTGGATTATCTGAAAAAAGCGCTCAAAAGATACGATGAATGGTGTAAGTCTCTAGGTTTAACTCCAGAGCAAAAACGTTGCTGTGTGCCGATTAAAAAAGAAGATATTTTTGAATCGAAAGAGAAAAAAATGAGTGAAGCTCATTTTAGGCTTTTTGATACTCATTGCCATTTTGATAGAGATGAATTTTCAGACAAAATAGATGAAGAAATTTCTATCGCTAAACAATTTGGAGTCGAGATGTTTCTCATTCCTGGTTGTGGGGCATTCAATTGGGAAAGAATAGAGTCAATTTGTAATTGTAATAGTGGCATGTTTTATTCTTTAGGCCTACATCCATACTTTATTGAGCAACATTTAGATGAACACTTAAATTTGTTGGATCAGTTGTTATCTCGTAAAAATAGTCGCTGTGTTGCGGTAGGAGAGTGTGGCTTAGATTTTTATCATTCTCGCGAATCTGAAGAGCGTCAAAAGACGCTACTCGCTAAACAGATACAACTTGCAAATAAATATCACCTACCCTTAATACTCCATTCAAGGAAGGCTCATCAAGAAAGTATCAAAATGCTAAGACAAAATAATATTCTTAGTGGGGGCGTTATCCACGCTTTTACAGGAAGTGTTCAGCAAGCAATGGATTATATTAACTTAGGGTTCTTTATTGGTGTTGGGGGATCGATTACTTATCCTCGAGCGACTAAAACTCGTCAGACCATTTCTCAAATACCACTTAGTTCTATTGTGTTAGAAACAGATGCGCCTGATATGCCGATTTTTGGTCATCAAGGTGAAAATAACCACCCTAAAAATCTAAAGATTATACTAAATGAATTGAACGTGCTTCGAAGTGAAGACAAGCAAACGATTGCAGATCAGGTTTTTAAAAATAGCAAATCAATGTATACAATTTGTGAATGA
- a CDS encoding NupC/NupG family nucleoside CNT transporter, whose translation MSLFMSLIGMVVLIAIAVLLSDNRKAINIRTVGGAFAIQFLLGAFVLYVPWGRDLLGGFSSGVASVIDFGKSGTSFLFGNLVSFSVDGLGFIFAFQVLPTLIFFSSLISVLYYIGAMQWVIKILGGALEKALGTSQAESMSAAANIFVGQTEAPLVVRPFVPKMTQSELFAVMCGGLASVAGGVLAGYASMGVPLEYLVAASFMAAPGGLLFAKIIKPETEEFADDIQDALDGGDDKPANVIDAAAGGASAGLQLALNVGAMLIAFIGLIALINGMLGGIGGWFGMESLSLELILGWIFAPLAFLIGVPWEEATLAGSFIGQKTIVNEFVAYLNFVPYVGENAQVVAATGQVMSEKTTAIISFALCGFANLSSIAILLGGLGGIAPGRRQDIARMGIKAVCAGTLSNLMAATIAGFCISLAAF comes from the coding sequence ATGAGCCTGTTTATGAGCCTAATCGGCATGGTAGTACTCATTGCAATCGCAGTACTTCTATCCGACAACCGCAAAGCAATTAATATAAGAACTGTGGGTGGCGCTTTCGCTATCCAATTCCTACTAGGTGCATTCGTACTTTATGTTCCTTGGGGAAGAGATTTACTCGGTGGTTTCTCTAGCGGTGTCGCTAGCGTTATCGATTTTGGTAAAAGCGGTACTAGTTTCCTATTCGGTAACCTAGTGAGCTTTTCAGTAGACGGTCTTGGTTTCATTTTTGCTTTCCAAGTATTGCCTACATTAATCTTTTTCTCTTCACTCATTTCTGTACTTTACTACATCGGTGCGATGCAGTGGGTTATCAAGATTCTGGGTGGTGCATTAGAAAAAGCCCTTGGTACTTCTCAAGCAGAATCAATGTCTGCGGCAGCTAACATTTTCGTAGGTCAGACTGAAGCACCTTTAGTGGTTCGTCCGTTTGTTCCTAAAATGACTCAATCTGAGCTGTTTGCAGTTATGTGTGGTGGTTTAGCCTCTGTAGCTGGTGGTGTACTTGCTGGATATGCATCGATGGGTGTTCCTCTAGAATACCTAGTAGCGGCATCGTTCATGGCTGCACCTGGTGGTCTGTTGTTTGCTAAAATCATCAAACCTGAAACTGAAGAATTTGCTGATGATATCCAAGACGCTTTAGACGGCGGCGACGATAAACCTGCTAACGTTATTGATGCTGCTGCTGGTGGTGCATCTGCTGGTCTGCAACTTGCTCTTAACGTTGGTGCAATGCTTATTGCTTTCATCGGTCTTATCGCACTAATTAACGGTATGCTTGGTGGTATCGGTGGTTGGTTCGGCATGGAATCATTAAGCCTTGAGCTTATCCTTGGTTGGATCTTTGCTCCTCTTGCATTCCTAATCGGTGTGCCTTGGGAAGAAGCAACGCTTGCAGGTTCTTTCATCGGTCAGAAAACAATTGTTAACGAATTCGTTGCTTACCTTAACTTTGTACCTTACGTTGGTGAAAACGCTCAAGTAGTCGCGGCAACAGGTCAAGTAATGTCTGAGAAAACAACAGCGATTATTTCATTCGCACTATGTGGTTTCGCTAACTTGTCTTCTATTGCGATTCTACTAGGTGGTCTAGGTGGTATTGCTCCAGGACGTCGTCAGGATATTGCTCGCATGGGTATCAAAGCGGTTTGTGCTGGTACACTGTCTAACTTAATGGCAGCAACTATTGCTGGTTTCTGTATCTCTCTTGCTGCATTTTAA
- the deoC gene encoding deoxyribose-phosphate aldolase, with protein MSDLKAAALRALKLMDLTTLNDDDTDEKVIALCHDAKTAVGNTAAICIYPRFIPIAKKTLREQGTPDVRIATVTNFPHGNDDIAIAVAETKAAIAYGADEVDVVFPYRTLIAGDEKTGFELVKQCKEACGDILLKVIIETGELKEEALIKRASELSIEAGANFIKTSTGKVPVNATPEAAEIMLKVIRDMGVAEKVGFKPAGGVRTAEDAAAFLAMADEILGSDWADNMHYRFGASSLLTSLLNTLEVTQEVADPNAY; from the coding sequence ATGAGCGATTTAAAAGCAGCAGCTCTACGTGCACTTAAACTTATGGATTTAACGACGTTAAATGACGACGACACTGATGAAAAGGTGATTGCCCTTTGTCATGATGCGAAAACAGCAGTAGGCAATACCGCTGCAATATGTATATACCCGCGTTTTATTCCTATTGCTAAGAAAACACTTCGTGAACAAGGTACTCCAGATGTTCGCATTGCAACCGTAACTAACTTCCCACATGGCAATGATGATATTGCGATAGCTGTAGCTGAAACCAAAGCTGCTATTGCTTATGGTGCAGACGAAGTAGATGTAGTATTCCCATACCGTACTCTGATTGCTGGTGATGAAAAAACAGGCTTTGAACTGGTTAAGCAATGTAAAGAAGCATGTGGTGATATTCTACTTAAAGTGATTATCGAAACCGGTGAACTGAAAGAAGAAGCGCTAATTAAACGTGCGTCAGAGCTATCAATTGAAGCGGGTGCTAACTTTATTAAAACGTCGACTGGTAAAGTTCCGGTGAATGCGACACCTGAAGCTGCTGAAATAATGTTGAAAGTTATTCGCGATATGGGTGTTGCTGAAAAAGTTGGCTTCAAGCCTGCAGGTGGCGTGCGTACAGCCGAAGATGCAGCCGCTTTCCTAGCAATGGCTGACGAAATCCTTGGTTCGGATTGGGCTGACAATATGCACTATCGTTTTGGTGCTTCAAGCCTATTGACTAGCTTGCTTAATACATTAGAGGTAACCCAAGAGGTTGCAGATCCAAACGCTTACTAA